From Paraburkholderia fungorum, the proteins below share one genomic window:
- a CDS encoding porin — translation MKKTQIALAVLAGTFIATAAHAQGSVTLFGMIDTGITYVSNQSGKSNVKMDDGVNGPNLWGMRGSEDLGGGTKAIFELVNQFQVNNGQFMPNSSLFSRTSLVGLVNDRLGKFTMGNQYDFMTDSLYFGGNDPAEISGHFYDFRAGPFQKLDLPSNATGAFDWDRMAGERIASSVKYVTPIFDGFSAGAMYGFGGVAGSIGAGNSTSFALNYAAASFGANAAYTNIKYYTAGSPQVSVRNWGVGAHYKFGAWYTNALFTTVHNSANGGSVYQGSAGAHYNFTPALSAGASYMYMKGNSVVDNNHAHQVAGIVDYALSKRTSVYVLGLYQRASSGGLAQINGMNSSDGASSGTTQAIARVGLHTRF, via the coding sequence ATGAAAAAGACGCAAATTGCACTCGCAGTTCTCGCAGGTACTTTTATCGCTACGGCGGCGCATGCTCAAGGCAGCGTCACTCTCTTTGGCATGATCGACACAGGCATCACGTATGTGAGCAATCAGTCCGGCAAGAGCAACGTCAAGATGGACGACGGCGTGAACGGCCCGAATCTGTGGGGCATGAGAGGTTCGGAAGATCTTGGCGGAGGCACCAAAGCGATCTTCGAACTCGTGAATCAGTTTCAGGTCAACAACGGGCAATTCATGCCCAACTCGAGTCTGTTCAGCCGCACGTCGCTGGTGGGCCTGGTCAATGACCGCCTTGGCAAGTTCACCATGGGCAATCAGTATGACTTCATGACAGACTCGTTGTATTTCGGCGGGAATGACCCGGCTGAAATTTCAGGCCACTTTTACGATTTCCGCGCAGGTCCGTTCCAGAAGCTCGATCTGCCGTCGAATGCAACCGGTGCATTCGACTGGGACCGCATGGCCGGTGAGCGTATCGCCAGCTCGGTTAAATACGTCACGCCGATTTTCGATGGATTCAGCGCGGGCGCGATGTACGGCTTCGGCGGCGTAGCAGGCTCGATTGGGGCGGGCAACTCGACAAGCTTCGCCCTCAACTACGCGGCGGCCTCTTTCGGCGCCAACGCTGCCTACACGAATATCAAGTACTACACCGCCGGATCGCCACAGGTCAGCGTGCGCAATTGGGGCGTCGGCGCGCACTACAAGTTTGGCGCGTGGTACACCAACGCATTGTTTACCACTGTCCATAACTCGGCGAACGGCGGCTCGGTGTATCAGGGTTCGGCAGGCGCGCACTATAACTTCACGCCGGCACTCAGCGCGGGTGCATCGTATATGTACATGAAAGGCAACTCGGTCGTCGACAACAACCATGCTCATCAGGTCGCGGGTATTGTCGATTACGCGTTGTCGAAGCGTACAAGCGTCTATGTACTCGGCCTGTATCAGCGTGCAAGCTCAGGCGGCCTCGCGCAGATCAACGGCATGAACAGCTCGGACGGCGCGTCCAGTGGCACCACCCAGGCCATTGCGCGCGTGGGCCTGCATACGCGTTTCTAA
- a CDS encoding DUF4148 domain-containing protein, producing MKRIRMHLFAALTIAASLSVGTSSVFAQESSVPATGAAASTPTSKSAAKAQRKAARKEARARKNAELKKLEDAGVNPATRDDENYSKDLQNAEKKTGAAHGASQ from the coding sequence ATGAAGCGAATCAGGATGCACCTGTTTGCGGCGCTGACTATTGCTGCGTCGTTGTCGGTCGGAACATCGTCGGTATTCGCACAGGAATCTTCTGTGCCGGCGACGGGCGCGGCAGCATCTACGCCGACGTCGAAAAGCGCGGCTAAAGCACAACGCAAAGCCGCGCGCAAAGAAGCCCGCGCCAGGAAGAATGCAGAACTCAAGAAACTCGAGGATGCTGGCGTCAATCCGGCCACACGAGACGACGAAAACTACTCGAAAGATCTTCAGAATGCAGAGAAAAAGACAGGTGCCGCTCACGGCGCAAGTCAGTGA